From Paralcaligenes sp. KSB-10:
CCGCGCCGGAGAACAAATGCACGATATGCGGTTTCGCCCGCCTGGCGGCAAGCAGCGCGCCGGCAACCGTTCCGATCGCCATGGTCGATGTCAGCAGCCCATACTGGCTCGCTCCTCCGTGGAAGACGGTGACCGACATGGTTGAAATGAAGATTGGGAAGTTCATTCCAAACGTGCCGATGAGGAAGAGCATGAGAAGGACGACTTTCAGATCGGGACGCTTCCATACATAACGGAAGCCTTCGGCGAAGCTTCCCCGCGTCCGGACAGCCCGGGTGCTCTGATGAAGTTCATCAATGCGCAGGAAACCCAGCGAGCAGAGCACAGCGACAAACGAGGCTGCATTGATAAGGAATACCCATCCGGATCCCACGACGGCGATGAGGACACCGGCGACAGCCGGACCGATCATCCGCGCAGCGTTGAACGATGTGGAGTTCAGCGCCACGGCATTCGACAGGTCGGCCTCGCCGACAAGATCCGAGACAAATGTCTGGCGCGCCGGAGAATCGAATGCCGTGACGCAGCCAAGCAAAAATGCAAACACATAAACATGCCATAACTGAATGAGCCCGGCGATGGTAAGAATACCCAGCCCAAAAGCAAGCGTCCCCATGGCTGCCTGCGTACCGATCAGGAGTTTGCGCCGATCGAAATGATCGGCCGCAAAACCGGTCAGGGGCAGCAAGAGAAGATGAGGCCCGAACTGGAGCGCCATGACCACGCCCACGGCCGTCGCATTGTTATGCGACAACTGGGTGAGCACAAGCCAATCCTGGGCGGTGCGCTGCATCCATGTTCCCACATTGGATATGATCGCCCCGCCGGCCCATACCCGGTAGTTGAAGATGGCTAGCGAACGGAAGGTGCTGTTCATTTGTTCAAGCGAAACAGTTCGATCAGGAATCGGCGAAGCGTTTGAGCAGTTCGATGGCGCGTGCCAGTTCTTTCTGCTCTTCCAACGCAAACTTTGTCCGGATGGTGCGAAACAGCCAGTCCTCGCGCGCTACCCGGCCGGCCTTGATTCTTTCCCGACAAGCGGCAGTAAGAGACAAGACGGTTTGCCGCCCATCGGTCGGGTCCGGTGCGCCGCTTACCAGCCCGGCCGCCTTCAGTACAGAAAGAGTTTCACCCATCGATTGCGGGCGCACACCCTCTGCCCGCGCCAGGCTTGTCACCGTCGCGCAACCTTCGCGCTCCAGCCTGCGCACTACTTGTATCTGGGACCACGTGAAATCTCCCAGATGCGCCTCTTCACGCAGCCGCCGCTTGAGCGTGCTGACCAGCACGCGTAGTTCTTCGGCCACAGCCAAGGCGCGCGCGACGTCGGGGTCGCTGTGCTGCTCGCTCATCTCAGGGATTTCATCTTAATATGAAGGAAACCTTTGTAGTTTACCTTCAAATAGGGCTTGACACCACTTTGCCGACCGCGAGGTGCATAAATACCCTATCCGCTATGCGCCAACCAGCCGATGCAGCGCGGCGATGATGGCGGCCGTGTCGCCATCCTTCGTACTCAACGCCACATACGCATCCGGACGAATCAGGTAGACGTGGCCAGCCTCGTAGCCGGAAGCAACTCCCGCGCCGGCAGCGGTGGCGACGGATTGCAGCACGCCGGGCAGGTTTACGCCGGTCGCGGCAACGGAGAGCACCGCGAACTTCCCGGTGGCGAGTATGTCATGCAGCCGCGAGGCCCCGCCTCCAGGAACCGTCAGAGGAAGATCGGGCGCGCGTTCGCCTGGCGCCGGGTGTCTTGCCGCGCTCTGCGGCGTCAGAGTCAGGGGGCTATCGTGATAGTGCAGATCCATCTCGGTCAGCTGGTCCACCATCCGCTGGCGCAGCATCGGAACGCGGCCCAGGGCGCTCACGGCAAGATTGCGAGCCTTCTGCAGGACAGGGTTGCTCAAGATGGCAAGCTTCGTCAATCTGCCGGCGTTGCGCAGGACCTGATCCCCGACAGCGCTGCGCTCCGGAGAATAGCTGTCAAGCAATACAGGCCTGGCCTGCCGATGCCAGACCATGGCAAGCTTCCAGGCCAGGTTGAAAGCGTCCTGCATTCCGGTGTTCATACCCTGGCCGCCCGCCGGGCTATGGACATGCGCCGCGTCGCCGCAAAGAAATACCCGGCCGCATCGGTAGTCCTTGACCTTGCGTTCGTTGATACGAAAGCGGCTCATCCACACTGCGTCATGCGCCCGCAGCCCGGGCGGCCCCCGGCGGTCAAGCAGTTGCTGGACTTCTTCCAGCGTTAGCGGCGATGCGTCGGCCGCAGGCGCCAGGCCCACATCGGCAATGATGCGGAACCGCGCCCCCTTGATCGGAACGAACAGGAGGACACCGGAAGGCGTCCAGCAAATCGTCAACTCATCCTGCGAAATCTTGCCGTCGAGCTCGACATCCGCCAGCATCCAGCCCGACGGCAAGGTATCGCCCTCGAACTGGGCTTCCAGCCCATGCCGGACAGTGCTGTGCGCGCCGTCGCAGGCAGCAAGATAGGAGGAATTCACCGTTTCGTCGTGCCCGTCGGCATGGCGCAGAACCGCGCCGACGCCGTCCCCGGTATCGTTAAAGGAGATGAGTTCGACGCACCGCTCCACACGGACACCGGTCAAAGCCAGCTGCTCTTCCAGCAAGCGTTCGGTGTCGCTCTGCGGAAGCATCAAGGCATAGGCATACGCGCTGCGAGCGGTGTCCAGGCGTACATGCACCAACATGTTTTGTTGGGCGAAGATGCGCGCGCCAACGGCTTTCATGCCGGCGTCCAAAAATGGTTGTACGCAACCCTGTATGTCCAGCATT
This genomic window contains:
- a CDS encoding MFS transporter, which gives rise to MNSTFRSLAIFNYRVWAGGAIISNVGTWMQRTAQDWLVLTQLSHNNATAVGVVMALQFGPHLLLLPLTGFAADHFDRRKLLIGTQAAMGTLAFGLGILTIAGLIQLWHVYVFAFLLGCVTAFDSPARQTFVSDLVGEADLSNAVALNSTSFNAARMIGPAVAGVLIAVVGSGWVFLINAASFVAVLCSLGFLRIDELHQSTRAVRTRGSFAEGFRYVWKRPDLKVVLLMLFLIGTFGMNFPIFISTMSVTVFHGGASQYGLLTSTMAIGTVAGALLAARRAKPHIVHLFSGAAVFGLGLALAAVMPNYWLFGLALIIIGMSALTFNTSTNSLVQLSTDPAMRGRVMAIRLAIALGCTPIGAPIVGWVADAFGPRWALGIGAVAGFAAAIVAIHYLVKYRNLRVRIDAGRLRFSMDDLDPMAAWYQFDHAAVEQVNK
- a CDS encoding MarR family winged helix-turn-helix transcriptional regulator — protein: MSEQHSDPDVARALAVAEELRVLVSTLKRRLREEAHLGDFTWSQIQVVRRLEREGCATVTSLARAEGVRPQSMGETLSVLKAAGLVSGAPDPTDGRQTVLSLTAACRERIKAGRVAREDWLFRTIRTKFALEEQKELARAIELLKRFADS
- a CDS encoding FAD-dependent monooxygenase — translated: MNEPVLIVGAGPVGLAMAMALKHRGVEVRIVDKAAARTDKSKALVLWPRTLEMLDIQGCVQPFLDAGMKAVGARIFAQQNMLVHVRLDTARSAYAYALMLPQSDTERLLEEQLALTGVRVERCVELISFNDTGDGVGAVLRHADGHDETVNSSYLAACDGAHSTVRHGLEAQFEGDTLPSGWMLADVELDGKISQDELTICWTPSGVLLFVPIKGARFRIIADVGLAPAADASPLTLEEVQQLLDRRGPPGLRAHDAVWMSRFRINERKVKDYRCGRVFLCGDAAHVHSPAGGQGMNTGMQDAFNLAWKLAMVWHRQARPVLLDSYSPERSAVGDQVLRNAGRLTKLAILSNPVLQKARNLAVSALGRVPMLRQRMVDQLTEMDLHYHDSPLTLTPQSAARHPAPGERAPDLPLTVPGGGASRLHDILATGKFAVLSVAATGVNLPGVLQSVATAAGAGVASGYEAGHVYLIRPDAYVALSTKDGDTAAIIAALHRLVGA